CTGCTCATGCTGGCGGGCTGCCTGATCATCCTGTTCGTGATCTTTTCCAGCACCTATTTCATCAAATCCATCGTCGGGCCCATCAAGCAGATCGGCGCGACGGCAAAGCGCATCGCGCAGGGCGATTTCAACGCCCGCATCGAGCATGTCAGCGACGACGAGATCGGTGAGCTGTGCCGGACGATCAACGACATGGCCGTGGAGCTGGGCACGGCCGAAAAGATGAAAAACGATTTTATTTCCTCCGTCTCCCACGAGCTGAGAACGCCGCTCACCGCCATCAAGGGCTGGGCCGAGACCATGCAGCAGTTCGGGGAAAACGACCGGGAAAATTATGAAAAGGGCATGGGCGTCATCATCCGGGAGTCGGAGCGCCTTTCCGGCATCGTGGAGGAGCTGCTCGACTTTTCCCGCATGCAGAGCGGCCGCATGAGCCTGACGATGGACAAGATCGACATCCTGGCCGAGCTCGGCGAAGCGGTCTACATGTTCAGCGAGCGCGCCCAGACGGAAGGGAAGTTCCTGCTTTACGAGGAGCCGGCCATGCTCTCCCCGGTGCTCGGCGACATCAACCGGCTGCGCCAGGTGTTCGTCAACATCATCGACAACGCGCTCAAATATACCAAGTCCGGGGACACGATCAACGTGACGGCCGAGGAAAAGGAAGGGAAGATTTTCGTCGTCATCAGCGACAACGGCTGCGGGATCCCCGCCAAAGACCTTCCCAACGTGAAAAAGAAATTCTATAAGGCGAACCAAACCGTGCGTGGCTCGGGAATCGGGCTTGCGCTGGCCGACGAGATCATGGCGCTCCATTCCGGGAGCCTGACCATCGAGAGCCAGGAAGGGGTCGGCACCTCCGTGACCATCACCATACCCACCCTGAAGCAGCCGCATCCCGAGCCGGAGCCCGCGCCTGCCGCCGAAGAAAGGAAACCCGAAAACAATGGCTAGAGAAAAGACAAGAATGATCACGTCCATCGGCGGTCAGGCGCTGATTGAGGGAATTATGATGCGCGGCCCGAAAAAAACGGCCGTTTCCGTCCGCCTGCCGGACCACACGATTTCCACGAAGGAAATTGCGGTTTCCGGCCTGCGCGAAAAGTATAAAATTCTGAAGCTTCCGATCCTGCGCGGCGTCGCGGGGTTTATCGAGGCCCTGTCCGTCGGTTACAGGGCGCTGAGCTATTCCGCAGACCAGGCGGGGCTGGAGGAGGACGAGGAGCCCTCGAAATTCGACCGGTTCATGGAGCGCGTCTTCGGCGACAAGCTGATGAACGCCGTCATGGCGATCAGCGGGGCCCTGGGGGTCGCCATCGCGGTGGTCCTGTTCTTCTGGCTTCCCACCTGGCTGTTCAACATGGGGCAGAGCCGCCTGTTCGGCGCGGGGATCGCTCCGTGGCGCTCCGTTGTGGAAGGGATCATGCGCATTCTGATCTTCATCGGGTACATCGCCTTCTGCGCCAGCCTGCCGGATATCCGCCGGGTGTTCCGGTACCACGGCGCCGAACATAAAACAATTTTCTGTTATGAGAACGAAGAGGAGCTGACGGTGGAGAACGTGCGCCGCCACAAACGGTTCCACCCCCGCTGCGGCACCAGCTTCATGGTCATCATGCTGCTTCTCGGGATCATAGTCGGCTTTTTTATCCCGTTTACCAACCCGTTCGTGCGCACCGCCGCGAAAATTCTGTGCGTCCCGCTCATCGTTGGCGTCGGGTACGAGCTGATCCGCATCTGCGGAAAATACGACAACGTGTTCACGCGCATCCTTTCCGCGCCCGGCATGTGGGTGCAGCACATCACGACGAAGGAGCCGGACGACTCGATGATCGAGGTGGCGATCGCCGCGATGAAGGAAGTGATTCCCGAAAACGGGGAGGACAGGATCCGGAAATGACCTTTGACGAAGCGTACCGAAGGGGCAGGGACAGACTGAAGAAGGCGGGGGTCGAAAGCCCGGCCTTCGACGCGGTCTGCCTGTTTCAGAAAGCGTTCGGCATGGACCGCCAGGCGCTGATCGTGAACGGCGCAAAGAAGGTGCCGCCCGAACAGGCGGAGCGCTTTTTCGAAATGGCCGCTCAGCGTGCCCGGCGGCGTCCGCTCCAGTACATTCTGGGCGAGTGGGAGTTTATGTCCATGAAGCTTCAGGTCGGCGAAGGGGTGCTGATCGCGCGGGGGGAAACTGAGCTTTTGGTGCGCACTGCGGCCCGTCTTTTAAAAGGGCGCCCATCCCCGCTTTGCCTCGACCTGTGCGCCGGCACCGGAGCGGTGGGGCTGGGCCTTTCGTCGCTTCTGCCAGAGGCGCGGGTGGTCTGCGTCGAGCGTTTTCCGCGCGCGCTTTGCTATCTGCGCCGCAACCTGAAAGCGGCCGCCCGCCCCGGGGTGACCGCCCTTTCGGCGGACGTGACGGATCCCGCGGCCGCGGCGCGCTTTTCCGGGGTGGATGCCGTCGTGGCGAACCCGCCCTATGTGCGCTCGGATGAGATCGCCGGCCTTCAGGAGGAGGTTCGGCGCGAACCGGGGAGCGCGCTGGACGGCGGGCCCGACGGGCTCGATTTCTACCGCGCCATCGCGAAGCTCTGGCTGCCCCGCCTGAAAGCGGGGGGCGTCGCTGCCGTGGAGATCGGGGAGGGGCAGGCGTCTCAGGTCTGCGCTCTGTTTCGTTCGGCTGGGATTTCCGAAATCGGCGTATTCCCCGATTTCAACCGGATCGACCGCGTGGTCGCGGGGATCCGGAAAAAGGAAGGATCAGGCATCTCCCTATCATAAAGTTCCGCCGCGGTAAAACGCGGCTTATTTTTTTATTCCCCGCTCTTCCCCCGCCTCCGGGTTCGCGCTCATAAGCGGGTTTGCTGGAAAGAAGCCAAACGGAAAACATTCGTTTGCTTTTGGCCCGAAAGTACGATATAATGATCTTAATATTGTACGGGAATGTACGGGAACGGAACGTTAAAACTGGAACGACCGGAGGGGTAACATCATGGCAGTTGATAAAAGCAAGGCGCTCGACACGGCGCTCGCACAGATCGAAAAGCAGTTCGGCAAGGGTGCGGTGATGCGCCTCGGTCAGAATCAGGCGATGCACGTCGAGGCCATTTCCACCGGCTCCCTTTCGCTGGACCTGGCGCTCGGAATCGGCGGCCTGCCGCGCGGGCGCATCGTCGAAATCTTCGGGCCGGAATCATCCGGCAAAACGACGCTGGCCCTCCACTGCATCGCAGAGGGCCAGAAAAACGGCGGCTACGCGGCGTTTATCGACGTGGAGCACGCGCTTGACCCGGTCTACGCGGGCAATCTGGGCGTGGATGTGGATTCCCTGCTCGTCTCTCAGCCCGACACCGGCGAGCAGGCGCTGGAAATCACCGAGGCGCTGGTGCGTTCCGGCGCGATCGACGTGATCGTGGTCGATTCCGTCGCGGCGCTCGTGCCGCGCGCCGAGATCGAGGGCGACATGGGCGACACGCACGTCGGCCTTCAGGCAAGGCTGATGTCGCAGGCGCTGCGCAAGCTGGCGGGCGCGATCTCGAAATCGAACTGCGTCGCCATCTTCATCAACCAGCTCCGCGAAAAGGTCGGCATCGTGTACGGCAACCCGGAAGTGACGCCCGGCGGCCGCGCGCTGAAATTTTATTCCTCGGTCCGGATCGACATCCGCAAAATCGAGACGCTGAAGAACGGGACGGAGCAGATCGGCACCCGCACCCGCGCGAAGGTGGTCAAAAATAAAATCGCGCCGCCGTTCCGCCAGGCGGAATTCGACGTGATGTACGGCACGGGCATTTCGCACGAGGGCGAGCTGCTCGACCTCGCCGTCAATCTGGATATCATCCAGAAAAGCGGCGCGTGGTTCTCCTATGGGGAGACCCGCCTCGGGCAGGGCCGCGACAATGTCAAGGAATTCCTGAAAAACAACGCGGAGCTGAGCGCCGAAATCGAAAAGAAGGTCCGGGAGAACGCCGATACGCTCGTCGCTGGGGCATCCGGCAAAAAATCGGGCGGCTCGCCGGCAAAGCCCGTCGCCCCGCCGGCCCCTCCGGCAAAGCCGGCGTCTTCCCGCACCGGCTCCAAGGCCGACATCGACATCATGGTGGATGACTGACCATGCGGATCACGGCGATTGAACCGCGAAGGCATGCGCTTTCCGCCCTGTTTCTGGATGGGGAGCCCGCCGCACAGCTGGATTCCGAAACCCTGCTGCGCTCCGGATACCGGGTGGGGTCGGAGCTTTCCGGCGCGGAGCTTTCCACGCTGAAGGAAGCCTCCGAGCGCCGCCGCGCCGAAGAGAAGGCGCTGTACCTGCTGGAACACCGCAATCATTTTAAAAGGGAACTGGAAGAAAAACTGTGCCGGACCGTTTCCGCCGAAGCGGCGCAGGCGGCCGTCGGGCGAATGGAACAGCTCGGCCTGATCGACGACGCCCGCTATGCGCGCGATTATGCGGCCCGGCTTCTGGAGCAGAAGGGCTTTTCCGCGCGGCGCGCCCAGTACGAGCTTTGCAGAAAGGGCGTCGACCGCGGCCTGGCCGAACAGGTCGTGTCGGAGCTTGCGCCGGACCCGGTGGAAAAGATCCGGGAGATTCTGGAACGGAAATATCCCGGCGCCCGGCAGGATGAAAAGATCCGCCGCCGCGCGGCGGGCGCGATGCAGAGGCTCGGCTACCGCTTCGAGGACATCCGCCGCGCCATGCGCGAATGGGGCGAGACAACGGAATTGGATGAGGATGAATGAAACTATGGCAGTGAAGGTAGGAATGGTCAGCTTGGGCTGCGCCAAAAACCGCGTGGATGGCGAAATGATGATGGCTTCGCTGAAAAACGCGGGATATCAGCTTTGCGGGGACCCCGCAAAGGCGGATGTCGCGATCGTGAACACCTGTGGCTTCATCGAGGATGCGAAAAAGGAATCCATCGGGGAAATCCTGGAGCTGGCCCGCCTGAAAAAAGAGGGGCGGATCCGGGCGATCGTGGTGACGGGGTGCATGGCGGAGCGCTACCGCGGGGAAATCCGCCGGGAGCTGCCGGAAGCCGACGCCGTCGCGGGCATCGGGGCGAACGCCGACATCGCGGAGCTTGTCGCGCGGGCGCTGCAGGGGGAAAAGCCGGAGGCCTTTCCGCCCAAAAGCAGGCTGCCCCTGTGCGGGGAGCGCGTGCAGTCCACCCCGGCCTACACCGCCTACCTGAAAATCGCCGAGGGCTGCGACAACCGATGTTCCTACTGCGCCATCCCGATGATCCGCGGGCGCTACCGCAGCCGCCCTATGGAGGATGCGGTGCGGGAGGCCCGCCGGCTCGCGGAGAACGGCGCGAAGGAGCTGATCCTCGTCGCGCAGGATACGAGCCGCTACGGCGACGATCTTTACGGAAGGCTCGCCCTGCCCGAGCTTCTGGACAGGCTGTGCGAAATCGAGGGCCTGCGCTGGATCCGGCTTTTGTACTGCTACCCGGATTACATCACCGACGAGCTTCTGGAAACGATTGCAAGGCAGGAAAAGGTCGCCAAATACATCGACCTTCCGCTGCAGCATGTGTCGGAGCGGGTATTGAAGGCCATGAACCGCCGGGGCGGCCGCGAAAGCATCTCGGCGCTGATCCGCAGGATGCGGGAGAAAATCCCGGGCCTGACGCTTCGCACGACGCTGATCACCGGCTTCCCGGGGGAAACCGAGCGGGATTTTGAAGAGCTGTGCGAATTTGTCCGCGACACCCGGTTTGAACGCCTGGGGTGCTTCGCCTATTCGCAGGAGGAGGGGACTCCCGCCGCAAGCCTGCCCGGGCAGATCGACGAAGAGACGAAGCGCCGCCGCATGGAGCTGATCATGGAGCGGCAGATGAGCATCATGCAGGAGACGGGCGAAGCGCGGATCGGCAGGACGATCCCCGTCCTGGTGGAAGGCTTCGACCGGAAGGAACGGTGCTGGTTCGGCCGCAGCGAACGCGATGCGCCGGAGATCGACGGCGAGGTGTTCTTTACCGCGCGGGGCGGAAAGCCGGAAATCGGGGACTTCGCGCGGGTGAAAATCACAGGCTGCGAGGACTGCGACCTGATGGGAGAGGCGGTGGAGCGATGAATCTGCCCAACAAGCTGACGGTTTTCCGCATGGTTCTGGTGCCGTTTTTCGTGGCGGCCGTGCTCTGGGGCGGGTCTGCCCTCCATTATCTGTACGCTGCGCTTCTGTTTGCCGCGGCGGCCTATACCGACCGCCTGGACGGCAAGCTTGCCCGCAAGAACAATCAGGTCACGGATTTCGGAAAATTTATGGATCCGCTGGCGGATAAGGTGCTGGTCATTTCCGCGCTGGTTTGCTTCGTGCAGCTCGGCCTGACGAACATCTGGTTCGTGCTGCTGATCATCGCGCGGGAATTTATGGTCACATCGATCCGCCTGGTCGCCGCGGACAGCGGTGTCGTGATCGCAGCAAACAGGTGGGGCAAGGCCAAAACCGTCAGCCAGATCACCGCCGTGCTGGCGGTGCTTCTGTTCCAGTATTGGGAAGGGCTGATCTCGGCCGGCACGCTCACCCCGTTTTCCCTGTTCGGGATTCCTTCGGGCGGGGTCCTGCTCTGGGCGGGCCAGGCTTTTATGCTGGTGGCGACGGTGTTCACCGTGATTTCGGGGGTCATTTATCTGAAACAGAACTGGAACCTGATTAAAACCGCCAAATGAGGCCCTCTTTACAAGAAAGTGGGTTTGATGTATACTGAAATTCGGAAACAACCAGACAGAACTGCATAAAATAGGAAACAAATGCAAAAAACGGGAAAAGTACCTGATGGCTCCGCAGCAGAGAGAAAGCGTCGCTGGCTGAAAGCGCTTTCT
This window of the Ruminococcaceae bacterium BL-6 genome carries:
- the rimO gene encoding Ribosomal protein S12 methylthiotransferase RimO, translated to MAVKVGMVSLGCAKNRVDGEMMMASLKNAGYQLCGDPAKADVAIVNTCGFIEDAKKESIGEILELARLKKEGRIRAIVVTGCMAERYRGEIRRELPEADAVAGIGANADIAELVARALQGEKPEAFPPKSRLPLCGERVQSTPAYTAYLKIAEGCDNRCSYCAIPMIRGRYRSRPMEDAVREARRLAENGAKELILVAQDTSRYGDDLYGRLALPELLDRLCEIEGLRWIRLLYCYPDYITDELLETIARQEKVAKYIDLPLQHVSERVLKAMNRRGGRESISALIRRMREKIPGLTLRTTLITGFPGETERDFEELCEFVRDTRFERLGCFAYSQEEGTPAASLPGQIDEETKRRRMELIMERQMSIMQETGEARIGRTIPVLVEGFDRKERCWFGRSERDAPEIDGEVFFTARGGKPEIGDFARVKITGCEDCDLMGEAVER
- a CDS encoding conserved membrane protein of unknown function (Evidence 4 : Unknown function but conserved in other organisms) codes for the protein MAREKTRMITSIGGQALIEGIMMRGPKKTAVSVRLPDHTISTKEIAVSGLREKYKILKLPILRGVAGFIEALSVGYRALSYSADQAGLEEDEEPSKFDRFMERVFGDKLMNAVMAISGALGVAIAVVLFFWLPTWLFNMGQSRLFGAGIAPWRSVVEGIMRILIFIGYIAFCASLPDIRRVFRYHGAEHKTIFCYENEEELTVENVRRHKRFHPRCGTSFMVIMLLLGIIVGFFIPFTNPFVRTAAKILCVPLIVGVGYELIRICGKYDNVFTRILSAPGMWVQHITTKEPDDSMIEVAIAAMKEVIPENGEDRIRK
- the recA gene encoding multifunctional SOS repair factor (Evidence 2a : Function from experimental evidences in other organisms; PubMedId : 11555642, 16024744, 16061691, 16267290, 17229847, 22720735, 25939832, 26001966, 26930481, 28344191, 30745368, 30806035; Product type f : factor), whose amino-acid sequence is MAVDKSKALDTALAQIEKQFGKGAVMRLGQNQAMHVEAISTGSLSLDLALGIGGLPRGRIVEIFGPESSGKTTLALHCIAEGQKNGGYAAFIDVEHALDPVYAGNLGVDVDSLLVSQPDTGEQALEITEALVRSGAIDVIVVDSVAALVPRAEIEGDMGDTHVGLQARLMSQALRKLAGAISKSNCVAIFINQLREKVGIVYGNPEVTPGGRALKFYSSVRIDIRKIETLKNGTEQIGTRTRAKVVKNKIAPPFRQAEFDVMYGTGISHEGELLDLAVNLDIIQKSGAWFSYGETRLGQGRDNVKEFLKNNAELSAEIEKKVRENADTLVAGASGKKSGGSPAKPVAPPAPPAKPASSRTGSKADIDIMVDD
- the prmC gene encoding Release factor glutamine methyltransferase, whose amino-acid sequence is MTFDEAYRRGRDRLKKAGVESPAFDAVCLFQKAFGMDRQALIVNGAKKVPPEQAERFFEMAAQRARRRPLQYILGEWEFMSMKLQVGEGVLIARGETELLVRTAARLLKGRPSPLCLDLCAGTGAVGLGLSSLLPEARVVCVERFPRALCYLRRNLKAAARPGVTALSADVTDPAAAARFSGVDAVVANPPYVRSDEIAGLQEEVRREPGSALDGGPDGLDFYRAIAKLWLPRLKAGGVAAVEIGEGQASQVCALFRSAGISEIGVFPDFNRIDRVVAGIRKKEGSGISLS
- the recX gene encoding Regulatory protein RecX: MRITAIEPRRHALSALFLDGEPAAQLDSETLLRSGYRVGSELSGAELSTLKEASERRRAEEKALYLLEHRNHFKRELEEKLCRTVSAEAAQAAVGRMEQLGLIDDARYARDYAARLLEQKGFSARRAQYELCRKGVDRGLAEQVVSELAPDPVEKIREILERKYPGARQDEKIRRRAAGAMQRLGYRFEDIRRAMREWGETTELDEDE
- the pgsA gene encoding CDP-diacylglycerol-glycerol-3-phosphate 3-phosphatidyltransferase (Evidence 2a : Function from experimental evidences in other organisms; PubMedId : 12682299, 15743965, 15849754, 16514141, 16850406, 27818647; Product type e : enzyme), yielding MNLPNKLTVFRMVLVPFFVAAVLWGGSALHYLYAALLFAAAAYTDRLDGKLARKNNQVTDFGKFMDPLADKVLVISALVCFVQLGLTNIWFVLLIIAREFMVTSIRLVAADSGVVIAANRWGKAKTVSQITAVLAVLLFQYWEGLISAGTLTPFSLFGIPSGGVLLWAGQAFMLVATVFTVISGVIYLKQNWNLIKTAK
- a CDS encoding Sensor histidine kinase, which produces MKAWGITRRWILNSLGIIVLVLVTLIITLSFVVQSYVYNGIQQTINGRSGELTNVFSGYGKRTASEFSASARNYVENSPSKETMEMMVLNSQGKIIITSTGFAPDQDQPMPDYRLALQSPDGYGTWKGKLSSGEKVMAVTRLIRNDNGSVLGGIRYAVSLEEADRQVFTIVGLLMLAGCLIILFVIFSSTYFIKSIVGPIKQIGATAKRIAQGDFNARIEHVSDDEIGELCRTINDMAVELGTAEKMKNDFISSVSHELRTPLTAIKGWAETMQQFGENDRENYEKGMGVIIRESERLSGIVEELLDFSRMQSGRMSLTMDKIDILAELGEAVYMFSERAQTEGKFLLYEEPAMLSPVLGDINRLRQVFVNIIDNALKYTKSGDTINVTAEEKEGKIFVVISDNGCGIPAKDLPNVKKKFYKANQTVRGSGIGLALADEIMALHSGSLTIESQEGVGTSVTITIPTLKQPHPEPEPAPAAEERKPENNG